The following DNA comes from Chelmon rostratus isolate fCheRos1 chromosome 3, fCheRos1.pri, whole genome shotgun sequence.
ttaacctcattcacttcattttattgtctATGATTCCTCTGTGCTTATGTCTTTTGccagtttttttaattttacctTTCTTGTCtgattttagtttttcttttgtaaagcactttgtaacattgttaAGAAAAATGCTATCAAGAACAACACTTGATTaatcccacactggggaaattaaattgttaataTATGTTAATATGCTTCataaataaagattattattatgtgaCCCACGACCATTTCGTCATAGTTTACaataacacagcacagtgaggaCACAGAGGTTTCATAGGGGAGATGAGCGAAGCCTAAACActgatctgtctgtctttttgtcacTGTTAACAGAGACTCCAGCAGAAGTGGCAGAAACCTTAAAGTGGCTGGGAGGAACAGAATCCTAGATGACTAGTTCATGGagaaatcaaaacacacaacctgaaaacatactGGAGCTTAAGCATTTCCTTGAAATGGTCACCCATGTGGCCAAATTCATCTGAGAAAGGCTGGAAAGGCTTTAGGGACCTGCACAGTAGATTGCCATCCAGAGCCCTTGCATCCACACCTCCATCATATTATCAGGCCCACTGTGGGCTGACACCAGCAGCCACAGGCTTGAAGGGGTTCCGTTGCAGCAGCATGCTGTGGACTGTAAACCTTGGGCCTACTGCTTCAGGAGACACACAGACCAGGTATGCTCACATAGAGACAGAATCATTGGCTAGTGTTTTGGTAACACTTTAAGAAATATCCGTTTGAACTTGACAGCTTTCAACTGACCACAAGCCCCTGGTACCcttaattaacattaatgacCTTGGCAATGTTCTAATAAGATGCCAGAGGCTACTGAACAGACTCATGTGCTTTAATGCAGAGGCTGGGAAAGACATTAGCAGAGGCCAATGCTCTCTCCAGGGTCCAGtgcacacagccacagactCCCTCACAGCCACAGACTCCCAGCTCCAGGTAGTGAGGTGATTCATCCAGTCAGGTTGGCCATTTCATGAAAGGAACATACCTGAGGCACTCAGGGACTTTGTCAAGGTGAGCTGAGAGTTGATGAACAAAGAGAAGCCCACGTGTAAAAACTAAAGCCCGGTAAAGAACtcaggaaaaagaacaaaaaaatagtGCTGAAATCCTGCCAGGCCTTCCAAATCCACCTCAGTTTAAGATTATGTTTCAATCCAAATCCTGGTTTCCCATTTGATTGAGACCCACCGAGACTCAGGGGAGTCCTCACAACATGATGCCATGATGTCATCAAGGATATAAGAATCAATGCTCCCTAATTTCTGTGAGAGATGTTTAAACATGTCCTCCACCATGCTTCTCATAGTCCAGGAGCAAACAGACCCATATCTGAAACTCAGACATGGAGGGAGGGATATGtgaaaaaaggcaaaagttTAATAAATGATTCAAACATGAGTGAGGAGATCCACACACTGAGGCTGGCGAGTCTACTGAAAGTGAACAGTGTTGCTCTTCCTTAAGCAAAGACAGGAAAGGTTAATTTGtggtttaatatttaaaaaaaaaaaacgtcacaTGACAGGAATAAAAATTACATGCTGACAGAATTTGTAACTTGATAGCAGGTATTTATTAGAGGTTTGTCACTGTACattactgaaaacatttcatacaTTACTCAGTCATCAATCAACGGAACAAAATGAACATGCTTGCTGCCTGAGGTACGGTATTCAGATTTTTGTGTTATGTTGAGTCTACAGCATGTCTACAGTATGTTTTATCACTGAGATATGTCCGTCATGACAGCTGATACTCATCCTTCACACCAGTGATGTCACACctacagagagcagaaaaaacaggTTACGGTGATAAATTCTAAAATTGTATGAAATAAATCatattattttgtattaaaCTTGTGTGCAAGCAGTTTATCTCCTTACAAAGATGTCGCctaatcaaaaaaaaaatcaccagacTGCAAAAATTCACAATCATGcgaaaacttttttttttttgtaatacaAGAAGCTTACATGAAGAAGACTGTATAACTCAAAAACAGGTGCCTTGTGTCCAGCTAACAAGCACTGGAGGGTGCTCATGCCTTGCTTTGAGCAGTGCTGGGTTGTGTGGATCTGGCTCTAGCCATCATTCGCCACAGACTCACCATGGGAGTACTTGCACTGTTTGAGTGCCTCGTTGAAGCCCTCACATAAACTCAGGTCAGTGTGGTTGGTGGCACAGTCCAGGAACTGTTTGACCTCAAAGTGACAGGGGCCTGGCTGGGTTGGAGCAAGGCGGGGGGGCTCCTAAAATgatacaaaaaggaaaaacagttaGAATCTCACATTTCGCAACAGCAAAGCTGCTACAAAGTTAGAAATGGGCACAACTTTTCAGTTTAACAGTCTGGGTACTATTTTGACTCAACAAGCATATTTAAATTGTCTTAAAAAATTAGTCACTTGGTGAATCACTTGTTTGGTCCAAGTACCTGGACATCCTGTGCATACACAAAGCAAGAATAAATGTTTCAACCTCTAGTGAGCATACTTCCAGGACTGGTTTGAGAAGTTTTAAGGGCTAGTGTCAACATGAGATCTGCGTTTGGCTACTGATGAGGGCCATGAACCTGTTTAACTtcctatttaaaaaaaaataacataagaAGATTAACAAAAAAAGCCCAAGTTCGCAGCCGCACTAGAAGTTTCTTTTAATAGAAAATAGtctgacatttgaaaaatgatCTAAATCAGCAACTACCtgataaaaaaataagcaaatataaTTCTGAAATTCAATACCAAAactttgtttgaaatgtgactGATACCCTACATGGTGCCCAAATCTTCATATCCATCTAGCATAGTTCAGTGTTCTATTATCTAAATTAATAAAGAAATTTGACCAAAATCTGTCATGCAGTGTAACAGCTTGTCAACCATCCCACGCTTTCCTAACAAATagatttgctttttactttaaagtttgtttttttgactgaACATAAGACTACAGCTAGAAACAGCAACACTTAATGTTAGAGACAATTATACAATCAGAAAAAGCTatataaattatttatattttactttattgGCTTTGTTAAGGATAAGCAGCTCCATAGTTTCATTGCAGTATGCTTAATGAGACAGGTACTGACTGTAGTCAGCACTTGCTTCTGATTGGTTAAAATGCATAACAAGCTTGCCTGTGCTGGTTCGATAATTTAGTTGAAGTTATGGAGCCTTGAGAGCAGACTATTTTTTGACTGTGCTTATGTGATTACTGTTCTTGCTGCGTTTACTGTGTTTATCATTCTTCTGTATGTTTAAAGTATTAAGTGGCTCTATTATAAAAATCTGCCTTTGAACATTTCCAGACGGGTGAGGAGAAAAACACCCAGACAGAACTGCAAGACCTTAAAAAAAGTGATGACCTATTTGTTATGTTCAAGTTCAGCTAGGTTCACTCATCCTCTGTCTGATCACACTGTGTCTCTTACCTGCTGCGTAGGCTTGGCTGGctctgaactgctgctgccCCCACTAAATGCTCCTGTGAGGGCGCTGCCAACAACGTGGCCCACAGCTGAGCCTACTGCCACCCCAGCAGCCGTGGTAGCCATCTGGGCCATGAGGCCCGGGCCCTGGGATTGAGCTGGAGCTGGGGCCAGGGCGGAAGGAGGTGGATGAGCTGGGGCTGGAGCATGTGATGGAGCTGGGctacaaacagaacaaaaacagtcCATTCCTGAGCATTGGAGATGCTTAATTACATAATCCACTGTATGAGTGACAACTGTGAAAGCCATATGTCACATCATCACCTCTCTTTTCCAGTCAGCTGAATCAGAAATGTAGACTATGAAATAAGAGTATGAATTACATCTTCATCTCTTGCTGCaataataatatgtaatatcACCAGGGCTTTAGAGCCTCAGTTACAGGGAGAATGCCATCTTATTTATTTAGACTATGGAATGTTGAAAACAAGGTCCCAGACAGTACCTTGTGATGCTTTTGTAAAACCCCAAGGACCATGTTAATAATAACAAAGTTATTAATGTTATGGGGTGTTCACACTGGACAATGTATTcataagagagaagaaaaaatgtgtgaagGGTGACAATGGCCATGACTGCTGCCCATCTTGGCATTGCCTGACCATCATTGCCATCATGAATATTATGGCCATCATTACAAAGTGAAACTACACTTTCTTTTGCGTTGGTGAGTTGCCAGTTACATTTCTGTTACAAGTCAACTGCAACTGAAGAAAACACTTGTCTCTGCATTGTGGTTCGTTAGCTATTGTAAAAGATGTTCAGGCAACTACTGTCATAAGGCAAAACCACAAAGCATTAAACTGTCAGAGTTATTAAGCATGACGTAATCTCCATACAGCAGAGTGTCATTATGTTGGAGTACTGTGGCAActaaagaagcagaaagagatCTGAAAGCTCCCACAGCAGGCATGCTGAGCCCATGGCTGCAGgtccaaccaaggaggagcacaccaggccaaccaatcaacatcaagagATCACTTTTCactatcagctgaagactgagatcagatGATTAACCCTATGATGTTTGGGTCAAAATTGAACCGTTTAAGTTTAGGTATGTAAAAAGTaccatttgcttttttgtactgGAACAAGGCTTCACCTAATCCTCAGACACAACTagtttaatgcaacaaaattaattttaacCATTTTAGTAAATTCTAATTctaaaaaaagtgacatttgtggtgTTACGGGTCAAATTTGACAGAGCAGAGAATACTGGCTGTTGTATGCATCACTTAAAAGCTGTGGGTTTCTGTGGATCAGATATGGCTCAATGTgtcccacaacacacacacacacgcgcgcgcgcgcgcgcaggCTCCCTTCACCCCACGTGAACTCAAActtgattccagcctggtgtgctgcAGCCTCATGGAATCAGGCTGACATGTCTGTCCCACAGCCTTCACCACTCCTCTTCTCCAAAGCACGAGCAGAGCTAACCCGACTTACTGTCAGTATCAGAAACATTCTGAAGTCTCACTATGGGCTAGATTAGCTCTGCTTCCTGCGCTTTCAGTTGGACACGTGAGACCCTCTGCAGTGTCCAACACCacagactgagaaagttgtgaaGTTATTGTAGATGAATGTTTACCTGGCTGATGAAGGACGGCTGCGGCTTCCTCTGGCCATCTCTGAGCGCGCACGGTGCCTCGACTGATTAACCGAACTAGAGAACAAGAgaaaatgctgctctgctgcggTCACTGCCGGCTGACAGCAGCCGTTCATGCAACCGTCACTGACCTTGGCCGGCTTACTTGCTGTTGTCTTGCCAAAAAGTGATCGTCCGCTAAACCTGTTTTCCGTCCGTCGGGAGCGCGCGTAGCCTGTTAAAGCTGAATCTTAATATACGtctacagctgctgcttttatttagaTCAAATAGCCTTCACgtgaaaatatacatatttgTATGTTCGTGGTAATTCCAAAGGGTATGACTTTGTGAAACTTTAATGCTTCTTGTTCGGTTTCTAGTATAATCACGCATGACATTTACGTGATTATTGCTTGGTAAAATGTATGGTAGCCTTTTGTTTCCAATGTTCATGTGTCTAAAATGTCCTCCTTATTTTTGGACAAAAGTGGCAATAACTGTACACCAACAATAACCCTCACGAATGAAATCAGGCAATTTTGAGTCGCTTTTTGGCAAGTGGAAAACTAAACCCTAGAACCTGCAAAAATGTCTTTGGCAAAAAACTTTACACTTCCAAAAAGACCTGAAACCTAATGCCGCGGACATAAATGTATACGTCCTGACTGTTTGATTCAAAGCAGCTGTAGACGTATAGAGAATGGGCGCTACAGCTTTAAGAGGCTGCACGCGCTCCTCGCCGGCGTGCGATCACTTTTTGGCACGTACTGGCTACGAACACAAATGTCGCGAGACTTGATACGCGATTCCAAAAAGTCCTGATTGTAGCTTCTGCTGTTGGTTGAGCATTGCAGCTGTGGACACATCCCCACCTGCTGGAGTGCAGGTGCGGCATCACGGAACCTGGAAAATAATCAATTCAACTTCATAACTCTAAAGTAGGCGGcctacattttcttttactgtgtAACTATGAAATTGAAAAAATCCCATTGAAATGATCAGATTTCCATAAACAGATGCTTCTTTCATGGTCCCTAATATTAaacacaacttctctccacacAGATATTACATATGGAACaacaaagacataaaacacagaaacaaatccTTATTTTACCCTGCCAGGTTTTCTCATAATATACTACTGGTTCACCAGCTGTTTGATTCCAAAGGTTTATTACTTACTTAcgaagattttattttaaaatacaacatcTCAATCCCTGCTGAGGAATTTAACATAATTATTAAGGCAATTCCTGTTGGAGTCTCTTTATTATTTAGAGGCTCAGTGAACCAGATACCAGCCCCTTTGCCTCTGGATCCACCAAAGAGTGAAGTAGGCAGGATTTGTTTCTCGACGACACAGAACAGCAATCGTGTTGTACGTACTTTGTTTCAAAGGGACATAGTGTCTCTTCCTTATATAACATTTTACTGGAATAATTTATTACCTAACCTTGATTGGAACAAAATCTGGATCTTACCAACCAAATATATgattaacaacaaaataaaagaagtatcttttaaattaattcataaaatgtATCCttctaaaatatttcttttacagCATTTTAGAAAACATATTGATACCAACTGTTCTTTCTGTTCACAATGCCCTAaagatgtttgtcattttatttctacatttattgAGAATAGTTTTACTCcttgttttgaaaatgtactgtttggtttcacttcttttattccttccaaaagcaaacagtatTATATAATCaaccttttcattttattatctaaATATCATATTCACAAATGCAGATATATGAATAAAAatccctgttttattttttttaagaatgaaaCCAAACAGTATATTCAGACCCTTAAGTACTCAACCAACACCAAGGCTGTTAAGACTGTGCGTTTGTAATCTTCTTAATATTTTTCTGTAGACTGTCTTTACTTGTATGTGGGCCCCTGGCAAAACCCTTTtctgttgaactgtattgttctgttcagcattcaataaagttttattaaaaaaaaaatcataaaaatgcaaactgaAGCCACTGCCAAGCGGGTTCCCGTTCATTTTCTCTGGGACAGCGAAGGcagtttttcatgcttttcctTGTTCCACCATGTTCAGcctttttgtgttattttaaacaaaacGTGTCATATTGCTAGACTGTGTCATATTAGactgttaaaaaacaaagcagcaatgcatgtaatgttttcatttgacgTCATCAGTCAACAGTCCTAAAACCAGTCTTGTGAATTCAGAATTACCATTAAGCAGCCGTGCTTACTGATGTGCCCACACGTTCGTGAGATATCCCAGTACACACCAAAATCTCTGACGGTTGAATAATTGTTATCATctcagtacatacagtacatcttcATATCGCCCACCCTTAATTATAATACTGCAAAATAAGACTTATAGGGTGCACTCTACataattacttttaatttggaCTTAAAGTATTTCTGCTTTTCAATACTTCTTTCAATTTTTTACCAGTACTTGTCATGGAgtatttttagatattttacaaatgtttttctttttaattgaagGGTATAAATATTTCTTCAACCATGAGATGTAACAGTCATATTACCCCTGTAGTTGTATTTATGGTCACATATTTAAAGTCATTTGCTGCAGCCATTGTATTTATCTACCATGTGTCGTTCTGGGTTTTTGTGCTGGTGCACTGACCCCTCTGTACCTACATGGATAACTAACGTTGCATCTAATCTACACATCAGAATGAACACACAAACTACCGCAGTAAATCTACctgctgtgtgtactgtactgtgtggCAGATCCACTCCTGAACACAGGGGACTCTCTAGTCCGACAGTCATCGTGCCAACTGGAAAAGTACTGCCAAAACTGGAGCTTCCGTGTAGCCAATATCAACCCTGAGTACCTATATCTGCGGACACTGTAGCTACAGGACACGCCTACTAAATATACAACCTCTGTATGGTTCGGGGTTAGGAAACAATTTCAGAGGGGGTGTGTGTTGTAGTAAAGTGGGTGTGTCATGTAGCAGAGTGGGTGTGTCGTGTAATATTCTAGCCTGCATCTAATCTCGTTTTAATCAACAAAGGCAACACGGCTGTACACCAGGACGACAGGCGTTGTTATGCACTTCAGATAGCGCTGCAACGCTTTTAGAAGTATCAGTGTTGGTTTTAGCACAAAATACGTTTCATCGTCATAAAGCCACAGTGTGACAATGGCAACGTCGACTGCTCTGGACTTCCATTCTCAGATTGCCTCCATCATGGAGGTGCTCGCTAATGCAGCCGTTGCAGAAATTTGTAAAGTTGTGGACGACGGATACGCGGTAGTTCATTTGGAAATGTCCCAGAGCCAGAAGGAGAACGAGTTTCTGCGAAGGAAAATCAAACTGCTGGAAGTGCAGATCGCCAGGTACCGAGCGGAGAGAGTGAGGGCAGCAGAGGGCTCAGGGCTCATCAGCAGCCGCTTCCCCGGGGTCCGCCTGCTCCACCCGCACAACACGGACTCACTGGCTGGTATGTAGCCCCGACACATACGACGGTAACGTCAACACGAGCTCCGGTCACAAATCTGTCCAAAATGTGTACGTCAGCGCATTTTAAATAGATGCAGAACGATGAATAAAGCTAATAATATGCTCTTTCAGCCGGACCTCAACTTCAAAACACAGATTtatctgggggggggggggggggggacacagCAGTGTTCCAGTTCCTTGTGATGTGGATTAGCTCCAGTATTATCAcagtattatattatattacatacatttttactgTAGATTCGTTAATGCTGGTGGAAGGAGATACTGGAAATTATGTCACAAAAAGttcaaaaaacatattttccacaCGTCTCTAATTTTTTGGGACTCCAGTCAGCTTTTAAAGACCT
Coding sequences within:
- the chchd10 gene encoding coiled-coil-helix-coiled-coil-helix domain-containing protein 10, mitochondrial, with the translated sequence MNGCCQPAVTAAEQHFLLFSSSVNQSRHRARSEMARGSRSRPSSASPAPSHAPAPAHPPPSALAPAPAQSQGPGLMAQMATTAAGVAVGSAVGHVVGSALTGAFSGGSSSSEPAKPTQQEPPRLAPTQPGPCHFEVKQFLDCATNHTDLSLCEGFNEALKQCKYSHGVTSLV